In Zingiber officinale cultivar Zhangliang chromosome 1A, Zo_v1.1, whole genome shotgun sequence, a genomic segment contains:
- the LOC122037958 gene encoding ribonuclease E/G-like protein, chloroplastic isoform X4 yields MKDERNPLRDIIWRSGPEFSLSIPSLGSENEVIVVRDCWMRNRIQGLPVPSWGSWMLDLEFPNNQIKNGNYKVSSAGELGIMRSINGARLLGEKLSVYDISKEQYKFVDRDAEIHVVGSEEKDSEKAQPVEEPWLLRSTFFSFTESGELDDTISLEEQHKLNLVNLHGADKRPEDEFNIVHIEEPESTVILINSSVCTMQRIAVLENDKLVEILLEPVKNNVQCDSIYLGVLTKLVPHMGGAFVDIGISRSSFMDIKRNREPFAFPPFCRGIEKEPYNKSSKLELKGNFDIHGHGQPSYDEDDMTDSLSEMNHHNEHEVEDELDASDAIKMNFGNNINELNIVEADFDDEYADDFLPLEAESSNNSSLPLLIQESLKDVDGVDRGNNKWDHVREGTEVIVQVVKEGLGTKGPALTAYPSLRSRFWILSTRCDRIGISKKITGEERSRLKVVAKTLQPQGFGLTVRTVAAGHSLDELKKDLDGLISTWKGIAEHAKSAALAAEEGVEGAVPVMLHRAMGQTLSVVQDYFNEKVKRMVVDSPRTYHEVTSYLQEIAPELCNRVELYDKRIPIFQEYKIEEEINSILSKRVPLSNGGYLVIEQTEALVSIDVNGGQCMLGEGTSQEKAVLDVNLAAVKQIARELRLRDIGGIIVVDFIDMVDDSNRRLIYEEMKKAVERDRSTVRVSELSKLGLMEITRKRVRPSVTFMISEPCICCHATGRVEALETSFSKIEREICRLLAVSHNKPDSENVKSWPRFVLKVDRHMCNYLTTGKQTKLAVLSSSLKVWILLKVARGFTRGSFEVKPFTDAMANEEQQVVALSRLRPTEARAYTSTTKLTLFPVKKGKSRGK; encoded by the exons ATGAAAGATGAGAGAAATCCTTTGAGGGACATTATTTGGAGATCTGGGCCTGAATTCTCTTTATCCATACCTTCTCTTGGTAGTGAAAATGAAGTCATTGTGGTGAGAGATTGTTGGATGAGGAATAGAATACAGGGACTGCCAGTTCCCTCGTGGGGATCGTGGATGCTGGATTTAGAATTCCCCAACAATCAGATCAAGAATGGAAATTACAAAGTTTCATCTGCAG GAGAGTTGGGCATAATGAGAAGTATTAATGGTGCTCGCTTGCTAGGAGAGAAATTGTCCGTTTATGATATTTCTAAAGAACAGTATAAATTTGTAGATAGGGATGCAGAAATACATGTGGTAGGTTCAGAGGAAAAGGATTCTGAAAAAGCACAACCTGTTGAGGAACCATGGCTACTTCGAtctacttttttttcttttactgaGTCTGGTGAACTTGATGATACTATCAGTCTAGAAGAACAGCATAAACTAAATTTAGTGAACTTGCACGGGGCAGATAAAAGACCTGAAGATGAGTTCAATATAGTCCACATTGAAGAACCAGAATCAACTGTTATACTTATAAATTCATCTGTCTGTACCATGCAAAGAATTGCTGTCTTGGAAAATGATAAGCTCGttgagatattgttggaaccAGTCAAGAATAATGTGCAGTGTGATAGTATATATTTAGGTGTGCTTACAAAGCTTGTTCCTCATATGGGTGGGGCATTTGTAGATATTGGTATTTCTCGGTCATCCTTTATGGATATTAAGCGGAATAGAGAACCGTTTGCTTTTCCGCCATTTTGTCGTGGTATTGAGAAAGAGCCTTATAACAAATCTAGTAAGCTTGAACTCAAAGGTAATTTTGACATCCATGGGCATGGCCAGCCTTCATATGATGAGGATGATATGACTGATTCACTATCAGAGATGAACCATCATAATGAACATGAAGTAGAAGATGAACTGGATGCATCTGATGCTATTAAGATGAACTTTGGCAACAATATAAATGAGTTAAACATTGTCGAAGCTGATTTTGATGATGAATATGCTGATGATTTCCTTCCGCTAGAAGCAGAAAGCTCAAACAACTCTAGTCTTCCACTTCTTATACAAGAAAGCTTGAAGGACGTTGATGGTGTTGATAGAGGTAACAACAAATGGGATCATGTTCGTGAAGGGACAGAAGTAATTGTCCAAGTGGTTAAAGAGGGGCTAGGCACAAAAGGTCCTGCTCTTACTGCATATCCTAGCCTAAGAAGCAGATTCTGG ATATTAAGCACTCGGTGTGATAGAATAGGAATTTCAAAGAAGATAACTGGCGAGGAACGCAGCCGCTTAAAAGTTGTTGCAAAAACATTGCAGCCTCAAGGTTTTGGCTTGACTGTACGAACTGTTGCTGCTGGTCACTCTTTGGATGAACTGAAAAAGGACCTTGATGGATTAATTTCAACATGGAAAGGCATAGCTGAACATGCAAAATCTGCTGCATTAGCTGCTGAAGAGGGTGTAGAAGGAGCAGTTCCTGTAATGTTACACAGGGCAATGGGTCAGACTTTGTCCGTTGTGCAAGATTATTTTAATGAAAAG GTCAAGCGCATGGTTGTTGATTCTCCTCGAACTTATCATGAG GTTACTAGCTATCTCCAGGAAATCGCACCAGAACTATGTAACCGAGTTGAGTTGTATGATAAAAGAATACCCATTTTTCAAGAATACAAAATTGAAGAGGAAATCAATAGCATTCTAAGTAAAAG GGTTCCCCTGTCCAATGGGGGTTACTTGGTGATTGAACAGACTGAAGCATTGGTCTCAATAGATGTTAATGGGGGGCAGTGTATGCTAGGAGAAGGAACATCTCAAGAGAAAGCTGTTCTAGATGTCAATCTTGCAGCTGTGAAACAA ATTGCAAGGGAGCTACGTCTGAGAGACATTGGTGGCATAATTGTGGTTGATTTTATTGATATGGTTGATGATT CAAATAGAAGGCTTATTTATGAAGAAATGAAGAAGGCAGTTGAAAGGGATCGATCAACGGTCAGAGTTTCTGAGCTATCTAAGCTTGGGTTGATGGAGATCACCAGGAAGAGG GTCCGTCCAAGTGTCACATTCATGATCAGTGAACCATGCATTTGCTGCCATGCCACTGGAAGAGTGGAAGCTTTGGAGAcatcattttcaaagattgaacGGGAAATATGTCGCCTGCTT GCTGTCTCTCATAACAAGCCAGATTCTGAAAACGTGAAGTCCTGGCCTAGATTTGTGCTAAAAGTGGATCGTCACATGTGCAACTACCTCACAACAGGAAAGCAAACAAAACTAGCAGTCTTAAGTAGTTCTCTCAAAGTTTGGATTTTGTTGAAG GTAGCCAGAGGATTCACCCGAGGATCATTTGAGGTGAAGCCATTTACTGATGCCATGGCAAATGAAGAGCAGCAAGTTGTTGCTCTTTCCAGATTGCGGCCTACAGAAGCTAGGGCGTATACTTCGACCACCAAGCTTACTTTGTTTCCTGTCAAGAAAGGGAAGAGTCGAGGTAAATGA
- the LOC122037958 gene encoding ribonuclease E/G-like protein, chloroplastic isoform X3, with protein sequence MHVSGYSAIACRGVRKVVWNIEADVTNGYLLFITGDPICLGSWELERAIHLSRCKEHANLFISEVKVPCGIHFKYNYFMKDERNPLRDIIWRSGPEFSLSIPSLGSENEVIVVRDCWMRNRIQGLPVPSWGSWMLDLEFPNNQIKNGNYKVSSAGELGIMRSINGARLLGEKLSVYDISKEQYKFVDRDAEIHVVGSEEKDSEKAQPVEEPWLLRSTFFSFTESGELDDTISLEEQHKLNLVNLHGADKRPEDEFNIVHIEEPESTVILINSSVCTMQRIAVLENDKLVEILLEPVKNNVQCDSIYLGVLTKLVPHMGGAFVDIGISRSSFMDIKRNREPFAFPPFCRGIEKEPYNKSSKLELKGNFDIHGHGQPSYDEDDMTDSLSEMNHHNEHEVEDELDASDAIKMNFGNNINELNIVEADFDDEYADDFLPLEAESSNNSSLPLLIQESLKDVDGVDRGNNKWDHVREGTEVIVQVVKEGLGTKGPALTAYPSLRSRFWILSTRCDRIGISKKITGEERSRLKVVAKTLQPQGFGLTVRTVAAGHSLDELKKDLDGLISTWKGIAEHAKSAALAAEEGVEGAVPVMLHRAMGQTLSVVQDYFNEKVKRMVVDSPRTYHEVTSYLQEIAPELCNRVELYDKRIPIFQEYKIEEEINSILSKRVPLSNGGYLVIEQTEALVSIDVNGGQCMLGEGTSQEKAVLDVNLAAVKQIARELRLRDIGGIIVVDFIDMVDDSNRRLIYEEMKKAVERDRSTVRVSELSKLGLMEITRKRVRPSVTFMISEPCICCHATGRVEALETSFSKIEREICRLLAVSHNKPDSENVKSWPRFVLKVDRHMCNYLTTGKQTKLAVLSSSLKVWILLKVARGFTRGSFEVKPFTDAMANEEQQVVALSRLRPTEARAYTSTTKLTLFPVKKGKSRGK encoded by the exons ATGCATGTTTCAGGTTACTCAGCCATTGCATGCAGAGGGGTGCGGAAGGTAGTATGGAATATCGAAGCTGATGTAACCAATGGATATTTGTTATTTATAACGGGCGATCCAATTTGTTTAGGCTCTTGGGAACTAGAGAGAGCTATTCACTTGTCTCGTTGCAAGGAGCATGCTAACTTATTCATCTCTGAAGTAAAG GTACCTTGCGGGATTCATTTCAAATACAATTATTTCATGAAAGATGAGAGAAATCCTTTGAGGGACATTATTTGGAGATCTGGGCCTGAATTCTCTTTATCCATACCTTCTCTTGGTAGTGAAAATGAAGTCATTGTGGTGAGAGATTGTTGGATGAGGAATAGAATACAGGGACTGCCAGTTCCCTCGTGGGGATCGTGGATGCTGGATTTAGAATTCCCCAACAATCAGATCAAGAATGGAAATTACAAAGTTTCATCTGCAG GAGAGTTGGGCATAATGAGAAGTATTAATGGTGCTCGCTTGCTAGGAGAGAAATTGTCCGTTTATGATATTTCTAAAGAACAGTATAAATTTGTAGATAGGGATGCAGAAATACATGTGGTAGGTTCAGAGGAAAAGGATTCTGAAAAAGCACAACCTGTTGAGGAACCATGGCTACTTCGAtctacttttttttcttttactgaGTCTGGTGAACTTGATGATACTATCAGTCTAGAAGAACAGCATAAACTAAATTTAGTGAACTTGCACGGGGCAGATAAAAGACCTGAAGATGAGTTCAATATAGTCCACATTGAAGAACCAGAATCAACTGTTATACTTATAAATTCATCTGTCTGTACCATGCAAAGAATTGCTGTCTTGGAAAATGATAAGCTCGttgagatattgttggaaccAGTCAAGAATAATGTGCAGTGTGATAGTATATATTTAGGTGTGCTTACAAAGCTTGTTCCTCATATGGGTGGGGCATTTGTAGATATTGGTATTTCTCGGTCATCCTTTATGGATATTAAGCGGAATAGAGAACCGTTTGCTTTTCCGCCATTTTGTCGTGGTATTGAGAAAGAGCCTTATAACAAATCTAGTAAGCTTGAACTCAAAGGTAATTTTGACATCCATGGGCATGGCCAGCCTTCATATGATGAGGATGATATGACTGATTCACTATCAGAGATGAACCATCATAATGAACATGAAGTAGAAGATGAACTGGATGCATCTGATGCTATTAAGATGAACTTTGGCAACAATATAAATGAGTTAAACATTGTCGAAGCTGATTTTGATGATGAATATGCTGATGATTTCCTTCCGCTAGAAGCAGAAAGCTCAAACAACTCTAGTCTTCCACTTCTTATACAAGAAAGCTTGAAGGACGTTGATGGTGTTGATAGAGGTAACAACAAATGGGATCATGTTCGTGAAGGGACAGAAGTAATTGTCCAAGTGGTTAAAGAGGGGCTAGGCACAAAAGGTCCTGCTCTTACTGCATATCCTAGCCTAAGAAGCAGATTCTGG ATATTAAGCACTCGGTGTGATAGAATAGGAATTTCAAAGAAGATAACTGGCGAGGAACGCAGCCGCTTAAAAGTTGTTGCAAAAACATTGCAGCCTCAAGGTTTTGGCTTGACTGTACGAACTGTTGCTGCTGGTCACTCTTTGGATGAACTGAAAAAGGACCTTGATGGATTAATTTCAACATGGAAAGGCATAGCTGAACATGCAAAATCTGCTGCATTAGCTGCTGAAGAGGGTGTAGAAGGAGCAGTTCCTGTAATGTTACACAGGGCAATGGGTCAGACTTTGTCCGTTGTGCAAGATTATTTTAATGAAAAG GTCAAGCGCATGGTTGTTGATTCTCCTCGAACTTATCATGAG GTTACTAGCTATCTCCAGGAAATCGCACCAGAACTATGTAACCGAGTTGAGTTGTATGATAAAAGAATACCCATTTTTCAAGAATACAAAATTGAAGAGGAAATCAATAGCATTCTAAGTAAAAG GGTTCCCCTGTCCAATGGGGGTTACTTGGTGATTGAACAGACTGAAGCATTGGTCTCAATAGATGTTAATGGGGGGCAGTGTATGCTAGGAGAAGGAACATCTCAAGAGAAAGCTGTTCTAGATGTCAATCTTGCAGCTGTGAAACAA ATTGCAAGGGAGCTACGTCTGAGAGACATTGGTGGCATAATTGTGGTTGATTTTATTGATATGGTTGATGATT CAAATAGAAGGCTTATTTATGAAGAAATGAAGAAGGCAGTTGAAAGGGATCGATCAACGGTCAGAGTTTCTGAGCTATCTAAGCTTGGGTTGATGGAGATCACCAGGAAGAGG GTCCGTCCAAGTGTCACATTCATGATCAGTGAACCATGCATTTGCTGCCATGCCACTGGAAGAGTGGAAGCTTTGGAGAcatcattttcaaagattgaacGGGAAATATGTCGCCTGCTT GCTGTCTCTCATAACAAGCCAGATTCTGAAAACGTGAAGTCCTGGCCTAGATTTGTGCTAAAAGTGGATCGTCACATGTGCAACTACCTCACAACAGGAAAGCAAACAAAACTAGCAGTCTTAAGTAGTTCTCTCAAAGTTTGGATTTTGTTGAAG GTAGCCAGAGGATTCACCCGAGGATCATTTGAGGTGAAGCCATTTACTGATGCCATGGCAAATGAAGAGCAGCAAGTTGTTGCTCTTTCCAGATTGCGGCCTACAGAAGCTAGGGCGTATACTTCGACCACCAAGCTTACTTTGTTTCCTGTCAAGAAAGGGAAGAGTCGAGGTAAATGA
- the LOC122037958 gene encoding ribonuclease E/G-like protein, chloroplastic isoform X1 encodes MELCIACHLLPSGSRRAVDFFYHSGSPRNFRPPLGCAFETSYLLRITWRWIQQQNDLKVNFRASNLSASTLMPTIDDIGYSAIACRGVRKVVWNIEADVTNGYLLFITGDPICLGSWELERAIHLSRCKEHANLFISEVKVPCGIHFKYNYFMKDERNPLRDIIWRSGPEFSLSIPSLGSENEVIVVRDCWMRNRIQGLPVPSWGSWMLDLEFPNNQIKNGNYKVSSAGELGIMRSINGARLLGEKLSVYDISKEQYKFVDRDAEIHVVGSEEKDSEKAQPVEEPWLLRSTFFSFTESGELDDTISLEEQHKLNLVNLHGADKRPEDEFNIVHIEEPESTVILINSSVCTMQRIAVLENDKLVEILLEPVKNNVQCDSIYLGVLTKLVPHMGGAFVDIGISRSSFMDIKRNREPFAFPPFCRGIEKEPYNKSSKLELKGNFDIHGHGQPSYDEDDMTDSLSEMNHHNEHEVEDELDASDAIKMNFGNNINELNIVEADFDDEYADDFLPLEAESSNNSSLPLLIQESLKDVDGVDRGNNKWDHVREGTEVIVQVVKEGLGTKGPALTAYPSLRSRFWILSTRCDRIGISKKITGEERSRLKVVAKTLQPQGFGLTVRTVAAGHSLDELKKDLDGLISTWKGIAEHAKSAALAAEEGVEGAVPVMLHRAMGQTLSVVQDYFNEKVKRMVVDSPRTYHEVTSYLQEIAPELCNRVELYDKRIPIFQEYKIEEEINSILSKRVPLSNGGYLVIEQTEALVSIDVNGGQCMLGEGTSQEKAVLDVNLAAVKQIARELRLRDIGGIIVVDFIDMVDDSNRRLIYEEMKKAVERDRSTVRVSELSKLGLMEITRKRVRPSVTFMISEPCICCHATGRVEALETSFSKIEREICRLLAVSHNKPDSENVKSWPRFVLKVDRHMCNYLTTGKQTKLAVLSSSLKVWILLKVARGFTRGSFEVKPFTDAMANEEQQVVALSRLRPTEARAYTSTTKLTLFPVKKGKSRGK; translated from the exons GTTACTCAGCCATTGCATGCAGAGGGGTGCGGAAGGTAGTATGGAATATCGAAGCTGATGTAACCAATGGATATTTGTTATTTATAACGGGCGATCCAATTTGTTTAGGCTCTTGGGAACTAGAGAGAGCTATTCACTTGTCTCGTTGCAAGGAGCATGCTAACTTATTCATCTCTGAAGTAAAG GTACCTTGCGGGATTCATTTCAAATACAATTATTTCATGAAAGATGAGAGAAATCCTTTGAGGGACATTATTTGGAGATCTGGGCCTGAATTCTCTTTATCCATACCTTCTCTTGGTAGTGAAAATGAAGTCATTGTGGTGAGAGATTGTTGGATGAGGAATAGAATACAGGGACTGCCAGTTCCCTCGTGGGGATCGTGGATGCTGGATTTAGAATTCCCCAACAATCAGATCAAGAATGGAAATTACAAAGTTTCATCTGCAG GAGAGTTGGGCATAATGAGAAGTATTAATGGTGCTCGCTTGCTAGGAGAGAAATTGTCCGTTTATGATATTTCTAAAGAACAGTATAAATTTGTAGATAGGGATGCAGAAATACATGTGGTAGGTTCAGAGGAAAAGGATTCTGAAAAAGCACAACCTGTTGAGGAACCATGGCTACTTCGAtctacttttttttcttttactgaGTCTGGTGAACTTGATGATACTATCAGTCTAGAAGAACAGCATAAACTAAATTTAGTGAACTTGCACGGGGCAGATAAAAGACCTGAAGATGAGTTCAATATAGTCCACATTGAAGAACCAGAATCAACTGTTATACTTATAAATTCATCTGTCTGTACCATGCAAAGAATTGCTGTCTTGGAAAATGATAAGCTCGttgagatattgttggaaccAGTCAAGAATAATGTGCAGTGTGATAGTATATATTTAGGTGTGCTTACAAAGCTTGTTCCTCATATGGGTGGGGCATTTGTAGATATTGGTATTTCTCGGTCATCCTTTATGGATATTAAGCGGAATAGAGAACCGTTTGCTTTTCCGCCATTTTGTCGTGGTATTGAGAAAGAGCCTTATAACAAATCTAGTAAGCTTGAACTCAAAGGTAATTTTGACATCCATGGGCATGGCCAGCCTTCATATGATGAGGATGATATGACTGATTCACTATCAGAGATGAACCATCATAATGAACATGAAGTAGAAGATGAACTGGATGCATCTGATGCTATTAAGATGAACTTTGGCAACAATATAAATGAGTTAAACATTGTCGAAGCTGATTTTGATGATGAATATGCTGATGATTTCCTTCCGCTAGAAGCAGAAAGCTCAAACAACTCTAGTCTTCCACTTCTTATACAAGAAAGCTTGAAGGACGTTGATGGTGTTGATAGAGGTAACAACAAATGGGATCATGTTCGTGAAGGGACAGAAGTAATTGTCCAAGTGGTTAAAGAGGGGCTAGGCACAAAAGGTCCTGCTCTTACTGCATATCCTAGCCTAAGAAGCAGATTCTGG ATATTAAGCACTCGGTGTGATAGAATAGGAATTTCAAAGAAGATAACTGGCGAGGAACGCAGCCGCTTAAAAGTTGTTGCAAAAACATTGCAGCCTCAAGGTTTTGGCTTGACTGTACGAACTGTTGCTGCTGGTCACTCTTTGGATGAACTGAAAAAGGACCTTGATGGATTAATTTCAACATGGAAAGGCATAGCTGAACATGCAAAATCTGCTGCATTAGCTGCTGAAGAGGGTGTAGAAGGAGCAGTTCCTGTAATGTTACACAGGGCAATGGGTCAGACTTTGTCCGTTGTGCAAGATTATTTTAATGAAAAG GTCAAGCGCATGGTTGTTGATTCTCCTCGAACTTATCATGAG GTTACTAGCTATCTCCAGGAAATCGCACCAGAACTATGTAACCGAGTTGAGTTGTATGATAAAAGAATACCCATTTTTCAAGAATACAAAATTGAAGAGGAAATCAATAGCATTCTAAGTAAAAG GGTTCCCCTGTCCAATGGGGGTTACTTGGTGATTGAACAGACTGAAGCATTGGTCTCAATAGATGTTAATGGGGGGCAGTGTATGCTAGGAGAAGGAACATCTCAAGAGAAAGCTGTTCTAGATGTCAATCTTGCAGCTGTGAAACAA ATTGCAAGGGAGCTACGTCTGAGAGACATTGGTGGCATAATTGTGGTTGATTTTATTGATATGGTTGATGATT CAAATAGAAGGCTTATTTATGAAGAAATGAAGAAGGCAGTTGAAAGGGATCGATCAACGGTCAGAGTTTCTGAGCTATCTAAGCTTGGGTTGATGGAGATCACCAGGAAGAGG GTCCGTCCAAGTGTCACATTCATGATCAGTGAACCATGCATTTGCTGCCATGCCACTGGAAGAGTGGAAGCTTTGGAGAcatcattttcaaagattgaacGGGAAATATGTCGCCTGCTT GCTGTCTCTCATAACAAGCCAGATTCTGAAAACGTGAAGTCCTGGCCTAGATTTGTGCTAAAAGTGGATCGTCACATGTGCAACTACCTCACAACAGGAAAGCAAACAAAACTAGCAGTCTTAAGTAGTTCTCTCAAAGTTTGGATTTTGTTGAAG GTAGCCAGAGGATTCACCCGAGGATCATTTGAGGTGAAGCCATTTACTGATGCCATGGCAAATGAAGAGCAGCAAGTTGTTGCTCTTTCCAGATTGCGGCCTACAGAAGCTAGGGCGTATACTTCGACCACCAAGCTTACTTTGTTTCCTGTCAAGAAAGGGAAGAGTCGAGGTAAATGA
- the LOC122037958 gene encoding ribonuclease E/G-like protein, chloroplastic isoform X2: MELCIACHLLPSGSRRAVDFFYHSGSPRNFRPPLITWRWIQQQNDLKVNFRASNLSASTLMPTIDDIGYSAIACRGVRKVVWNIEADVTNGYLLFITGDPICLGSWELERAIHLSRCKEHANLFISEVKVPCGIHFKYNYFMKDERNPLRDIIWRSGPEFSLSIPSLGSENEVIVVRDCWMRNRIQGLPVPSWGSWMLDLEFPNNQIKNGNYKVSSAGELGIMRSINGARLLGEKLSVYDISKEQYKFVDRDAEIHVVGSEEKDSEKAQPVEEPWLLRSTFFSFTESGELDDTISLEEQHKLNLVNLHGADKRPEDEFNIVHIEEPESTVILINSSVCTMQRIAVLENDKLVEILLEPVKNNVQCDSIYLGVLTKLVPHMGGAFVDIGISRSSFMDIKRNREPFAFPPFCRGIEKEPYNKSSKLELKGNFDIHGHGQPSYDEDDMTDSLSEMNHHNEHEVEDELDASDAIKMNFGNNINELNIVEADFDDEYADDFLPLEAESSNNSSLPLLIQESLKDVDGVDRGNNKWDHVREGTEVIVQVVKEGLGTKGPALTAYPSLRSRFWILSTRCDRIGISKKITGEERSRLKVVAKTLQPQGFGLTVRTVAAGHSLDELKKDLDGLISTWKGIAEHAKSAALAAEEGVEGAVPVMLHRAMGQTLSVVQDYFNEKVKRMVVDSPRTYHEVTSYLQEIAPELCNRVELYDKRIPIFQEYKIEEEINSILSKRVPLSNGGYLVIEQTEALVSIDVNGGQCMLGEGTSQEKAVLDVNLAAVKQIARELRLRDIGGIIVVDFIDMVDDSNRRLIYEEMKKAVERDRSTVRVSELSKLGLMEITRKRVRPSVTFMISEPCICCHATGRVEALETSFSKIEREICRLLAVSHNKPDSENVKSWPRFVLKVDRHMCNYLTTGKQTKLAVLSSSLKVWILLKVARGFTRGSFEVKPFTDAMANEEQQVVALSRLRPTEARAYTSTTKLTLFPVKKGKSRGK, translated from the exons GTTACTCAGCCATTGCATGCAGAGGGGTGCGGAAGGTAGTATGGAATATCGAAGCTGATGTAACCAATGGATATTTGTTATTTATAACGGGCGATCCAATTTGTTTAGGCTCTTGGGAACTAGAGAGAGCTATTCACTTGTCTCGTTGCAAGGAGCATGCTAACTTATTCATCTCTGAAGTAAAG GTACCTTGCGGGATTCATTTCAAATACAATTATTTCATGAAAGATGAGAGAAATCCTTTGAGGGACATTATTTGGAGATCTGGGCCTGAATTCTCTTTATCCATACCTTCTCTTGGTAGTGAAAATGAAGTCATTGTGGTGAGAGATTGTTGGATGAGGAATAGAATACAGGGACTGCCAGTTCCCTCGTGGGGATCGTGGATGCTGGATTTAGAATTCCCCAACAATCAGATCAAGAATGGAAATTACAAAGTTTCATCTGCAG GAGAGTTGGGCATAATGAGAAGTATTAATGGTGCTCGCTTGCTAGGAGAGAAATTGTCCGTTTATGATATTTCTAAAGAACAGTATAAATTTGTAGATAGGGATGCAGAAATACATGTGGTAGGTTCAGAGGAAAAGGATTCTGAAAAAGCACAACCTGTTGAGGAACCATGGCTACTTCGAtctacttttttttcttttactgaGTCTGGTGAACTTGATGATACTATCAGTCTAGAAGAACAGCATAAACTAAATTTAGTGAACTTGCACGGGGCAGATAAAAGACCTGAAGATGAGTTCAATATAGTCCACATTGAAGAACCAGAATCAACTGTTATACTTATAAATTCATCTGTCTGTACCATGCAAAGAATTGCTGTCTTGGAAAATGATAAGCTCGttgagatattgttggaaccAGTCAAGAATAATGTGCAGTGTGATAGTATATATTTAGGTGTGCTTACAAAGCTTGTTCCTCATATGGGTGGGGCATTTGTAGATATTGGTATTTCTCGGTCATCCTTTATGGATATTAAGCGGAATAGAGAACCGTTTGCTTTTCCGCCATTTTGTCGTGGTATTGAGAAAGAGCCTTATAACAAATCTAGTAAGCTTGAACTCAAAGGTAATTTTGACATCCATGGGCATGGCCAGCCTTCATATGATGAGGATGATATGACTGATTCACTATCAGAGATGAACCATCATAATGAACATGAAGTAGAAGATGAACTGGATGCATCTGATGCTATTAAGATGAACTTTGGCAACAATATAAATGAGTTAAACATTGTCGAAGCTGATTTTGATGATGAATATGCTGATGATTTCCTTCCGCTAGAAGCAGAAAGCTCAAACAACTCTAGTCTTCCACTTCTTATACAAGAAAGCTTGAAGGACGTTGATGGTGTTGATAGAGGTAACAACAAATGGGATCATGTTCGTGAAGGGACAGAAGTAATTGTCCAAGTGGTTAAAGAGGGGCTAGGCACAAAAGGTCCTGCTCTTACTGCATATCCTAGCCTAAGAAGCAGATTCTGG ATATTAAGCACTCGGTGTGATAGAATAGGAATTTCAAAGAAGATAACTGGCGAGGAACGCAGCCGCTTAAAAGTTGTTGCAAAAACATTGCAGCCTCAAGGTTTTGGCTTGACTGTACGAACTGTTGCTGCTGGTCACTCTTTGGATGAACTGAAAAAGGACCTTGATGGATTAATTTCAACATGGAAAGGCATAGCTGAACATGCAAAATCTGCTGCATTAGCTGCTGAAGAGGGTGTAGAAGGAGCAGTTCCTGTAATGTTACACAGGGCAATGGGTCAGACTTTGTCCGTTGTGCAAGATTATTTTAATGAAAAG GTCAAGCGCATGGTTGTTGATTCTCCTCGAACTTATCATGAG GTTACTAGCTATCTCCAGGAAATCGCACCAGAACTATGTAACCGAGTTGAGTTGTATGATAAAAGAATACCCATTTTTCAAGAATACAAAATTGAAGAGGAAATCAATAGCATTCTAAGTAAAAG GGTTCCCCTGTCCAATGGGGGTTACTTGGTGATTGAACAGACTGAAGCATTGGTCTCAATAGATGTTAATGGGGGGCAGTGTATGCTAGGAGAAGGAACATCTCAAGAGAAAGCTGTTCTAGATGTCAATCTTGCAGCTGTGAAACAA ATTGCAAGGGAGCTACGTCTGAGAGACATTGGTGGCATAATTGTGGTTGATTTTATTGATATGGTTGATGATT CAAATAGAAGGCTTATTTATGAAGAAATGAAGAAGGCAGTTGAAAGGGATCGATCAACGGTCAGAGTTTCTGAGCTATCTAAGCTTGGGTTGATGGAGATCACCAGGAAGAGG GTCCGTCCAAGTGTCACATTCATGATCAGTGAACCATGCATTTGCTGCCATGCCACTGGAAGAGTGGAAGCTTTGGAGAcatcattttcaaagattgaacGGGAAATATGTCGCCTGCTT GCTGTCTCTCATAACAAGCCAGATTCTGAAAACGTGAAGTCCTGGCCTAGATTTGTGCTAAAAGTGGATCGTCACATGTGCAACTACCTCACAACAGGAAAGCAAACAAAACTAGCAGTCTTAAGTAGTTCTCTCAAAGTTTGGATTTTGTTGAAG GTAGCCAGAGGATTCACCCGAGGATCATTTGAGGTGAAGCCATTTACTGATGCCATGGCAAATGAAGAGCAGCAAGTTGTTGCTCTTTCCAGATTGCGGCCTACAGAAGCTAGGGCGTATACTTCGACCACCAAGCTTACTTTGTTTCCTGTCAAGAAAGGGAAGAGTCGAGGTAAATGA